The Solanum pennellii chromosome 7, SPENNV200 DNA segment TGCATAGTTAAgatgtctttttgaaaattcgagaCAACTTCAGGTGTCACTTTATGACTTTTCTCTCTACAAATATCATCTTTTATGCAGACTGGGACCAGGTCCCACGACACAGGTTTGTGCAGCAAAGCAACACACACATGAGACACATCTCTTGTGTCATACCTTAACATTCTCACTTTATGCACTAGAGCAAGTGAGGTTGTCTCTACGAGCAATAATCAGATCAGCAATATACATGTTCTTGCATCTCTTTTCTATTAAAATAACTGCCCGAGAGAGCAAGTTTGTGACCACACGTTCCCTTTTAAGAGAACTTCACTttactttcattcatcacatcttTATGAAATACTTGAAAGATTGTACTTCAATAGTGTATTCCATAGATTTCCAAAACATATCTTCAAAAAGAACATACCTTTTCTTGCCATCACCAAATGAGACACCTCCACTTTGAAGTGCCTTGAGAGAGAGGAAGTCAAGTGCTTTGAGCATCCACTATTCATGAATCGACACTGGTTGTTGCCACTTTCTCTCACAAGAATGTCATATCACGTGTTAGCCTTGGGAACCCACTTCAATTGGAGTTCCCAGTAAGCAGATAAAGGAGTGAGAAGAGAATTCTTTGTCCAGTGAGGTAGATTGATATTTTTCAACTTAGGAACAGAAGCAAGACCAGGTCCTTTCTTCTGCCAATTCTTCTGTTGAACAGGTCCCTTCTTCTGCCAATTCTTCTGTTGACCAGGTCCCATCTTCTGATTGCTCCTATGTAGACTAGTTCccttcttttgttgttgttctgtttagaatattttgaaaagttaTCCTGGGTATTTTTTCCAAGATAGACAATCCTTCTTCAAGTGACCATCATGACCACAATGGAGACACGACAAACTATTAGACATGAGCATACCTTTGCTATGGAGATTGTAAGAAGGACTTTTGCTTGAATTTCCTAACCCCTTTCTATCATTTTGACCTTGACTAGTAAGATTGGCAAGCAATTTTGAAGATGTGGACTATTTGAGAGATTTGTTCAGTTCTTCTTTGAcacggaccaggtccctttCCAACTGATTATTTCTCTCCGAGGCCATAGCAAGTTTTGTTTCAGCAGTGTTAAGACTAGCTTCTAGCTTCATTAGCATACTACTAGCCTCTCATTTTCCTTTTCCAGATTTCTCACTCAACATCTTCAATCTCTTCTTGAGTTCTAGATTTTCAGCTTCTAGAACTATCACATTTTCTTCCGCAACAGACATTTGGTCAACCAAGGCTACCTTTTCTTCATGAAGAATATCTAGGCTATTGTTCGTCAACTCTTTTTCAGTTGTTGACAGATGATAGAGTCAATCAAAATAGCAGCTAGAATTCTCAACTTCTTAACACAGTAAACATGCAAGTTTTGTTTAATATCGGAAAGGGTTAcctcttcttcatcttcctcatcaTCAGATTTTGCCATCAAAGCAAATGTGGCATCAAACACAACTTCATCACCTTTTACTGCAAGCATGGGTATATAATTACATGAAATTATGATTAATCTGACTCACTTGAGGAGTCTCCGCATACATCAAAAGCTTTCTTCATGATGTAGCTAACTGCATCTTTTCTTGCTTTCTTATCGGGGACCAGGTCCCTTTTTATGCCTTACTCTTCTCAAGTTTTTTGATAAGTTTTGACTTCAACCTTATGAATGGGACAATCTCTGATGAAATGCCCTTGCTTTCCGCaattgtggcaagagtggtttGCATTTACAACTCTGTTTGAGTTTTCGACCTTTTGTAAGCCTCTACGTTTCCTTTCCCATTTTTGATACCTTCTCGTAAGGCATGTCATGTCCTTATATTCATCATAAGTTTCACCAGATATCATCTTGATAGCTAGAGACTTCTCTTTCTTCAACTCCTTCTTTGATGCTTCTTGATTTCTGATGAGTGGAGCAACCATATTTCCATAGAAATctctcttggtgttaaccagCTAGAGAGCACCCGCTCTAATACCACTTGTTGGAATGGGTGCGTCTACTAGAAGTCAATGGATTAGGTCCCTTGACATAGTAAGAACAGAATGTAAGCAGAGACAGTGGTCAACATCTATTATACGTtaacggaccaggtcccttgactcAGCAAGAACAGTAGTTGAAACAAATACAGAAAGTAAATGGCTGTAATTAAAATTtgcacaatgattttacgtggaaacctccttgctcaagggagtaaaaccacgatcTGATGTACATGATTTTCAACCGTCTTCACCAATCTTCTCAAGAAAAAGTGAAACATGGTTACAaccaatgtgagaaaaagttattaatctcacaGTCAAGTAATTCACCTgttacttgaagagcctaagcagATACAACACCGCCAACTAAGCTATCATCCCTAGATAACTTAGACTTTGCTAAGCGAATACCACACCGCCCATTAAGCCACCTAACTCTAGCtgacttagaatttgactaagtaACAAAACAATGTTTCCCACTAAATCAGTTAACCCTAACTGATTTAGATTTTTTACAAACCCAAACCAAATATCTGAATCCTTTATAAATTAGGAAcagatttacaatgtaagaACGGAAGATATAATCCTAAGACAACTATATAGCTTGCAGCTCTATCCGGTCCCTGTTGCTTTTAGGATGATACTTCTTGAAGATGGCCTTTTCTTTTTGAGCTTTTGGATTTTCTGAAATCCAAAACTTTGTTTGCCAAAACTTATGTTTGTGTTGATGGAGAAGAGACTATATTCAAATGGACACAAACCCTTGGGACGAGGCTATTGGCTGAGAGTCTGCtgtcatgaaaagttgtgcatCAACCCCTCAGAGTTGGATGCTTTTTGATAACTGTCTTTTTGTCCTTTTCTCGTGCTTAGACTTTttgggaccaggtcccttgctgCGTTCTTTGATGCTTGAGCTCTCGACAAATACTTGCTGCTCTCTCTCTTCTTAAATGATTAAACTTAATatgttgtttgtcatgttgaaaGTATCAAccataaagagttattaacCAGTGGACAAACAACCtcctccattctgattggtTCAGTACGCTGGCGCCTCACCTACCACTGACAAGACAGCTTTACAGCTGTACACCATTATGTATCAGATGCAGAGAACTCTGTCagggaccaggtccctgcatttgtgagatacTGAAATATACAATCTCGTCTTctcttcttattggtgtaggaCGCTGCACTTTCACCTACCACCTAACATGACAGCTTTTACGGTTGTACCCCATTTGTATTTGGACGAGAGCACTCTGACAGGGACCAGTCCCCTCATTTGTGAGggtcatcaaaacacctagaatataacaaaTCTTAACTTTATTCTAATTGATTGAGTACAATATAATTGCAGTTTTGTTCCACTCCCGAAGCAAACCTAGGATATCACCTAGACTGTGACTTATCATACATACTCTCACACCTTCCAGGTCGACTTGGTAAGTAAGATGGaacatgtatttttaaaaattgaataggTGTATGATGTTGTTAAATGTATGTATGTCTGTAGGGGAATATTTGGGCTTAATAGGAGCGAAATTGAAGGGTAAAGAAGTGGTTGCTGCTGGATTAGCAACTCATTTTGTACCTTCACACAAAGAATTTGAGTTAGAGAAGAGTTTACTGAGCATAAACAACGCTGATCAAGAGGATACTATTAGATCTCTCATCGATAAGTTCTCTACTAATGTTCAAATAGATGAAACAAGTGTCTTGAGCAAGTAatgtatcatataaattgaattgTTGTATCGAGGATATTAATATGTATTCACACTGATGCATTTTTCATGTATAAATCAATTGTAGGTTGTCCATAATCGATGATTGTTTCTCCAGGGAAACAGTGGAGGAGATCTTGGATTCATTTGAAAGAATTGATTATactatcatatattattataggtGGGAAGCTCCTaacctcaaagttgaattaccttTTTGTCCTTATCTGAtccataaaataaattaatattaatatctatTTAATCAATTGACATTAAGTAATAGTTATAGTATAttaaaattcatgcatcaaacAAGATCTTAATgcatcatatattcatgtactaattaaATGTAGGTAATGAAGAGTCTAATAacctttcaattttaatttataagataAGTGGGGGCAATGAAGAGTCTATCAAACACACTCACACCACATTATTTATATTCCTTCTCATCTTGCATTCTAGAATAGGTACTACATAAgttgtaaaattttcattaccagtttgtaattataagaattattactcttttatttatccgtattctttaaaatttcatgcatattcatcttctttttgccgagaaatatgtaaattatgatagttACAAGATGAATATACTACAATATATATGAAGCTGTaagtgaatttttatttttcatatctccatcattttgagtttttaaatataacttcgTAATTGATTACTATTTTTTGTGTTCATCCTTTAATCTATCTTTAGAATATATAGTAAAGCTAAtctcattttgtatttattactaattattttgAGGGTAAATATGTTAAATCccaaagaataataattatgtcttcttcattctttgataatcatttatctttttaaaataacatatttgtactttttcctttttatattattcatctcaaatgttttaaaaaatcatgtaaTTAACTGTTACATAGAGGTACAAAATAAGTGTAagagtaaaaattaaaaaaaaaatatatagtaaaaaaataattaaatgatacattgaaaatattattttactaagcATTTGAGTTAGAGAGGAGTTTACTAAGCATACACAACGGTGATGAAGAGGATACTATTAGATCTCTCATCGATGAATTCTCTACAAATGTTCAAATAGATGAAAGAAGTGTCTTGAGCAAGTAATGTAtcataaaattatgatttcaaattGTTCTTGTGAGATATTAATGCATTTTTCATGTATAAATCAATTGTAGGTTGTCCATAATCGATGATTGTTTCTCCAGGGAAACAGTGGAGGAGATCCTGGATTCAATTGTAAGAATTGATtatactattatatatatatgaaatggaATTTCATATAATTGATACAACTTTAATTTTCAGGAAGCTGAAGCAGGCAAAAAAGGAAATGATTGGATTATGCCAGTGCTTAAAAGTATAAAGAAAGCATCTCCAATTGGACTGAAAATAACATTGAGATCGGTAACTAGTCCTTATACATATAAACAATTTATGCATATCCATTGAAATGTGAAAGAGAAAGAATCTTAcattttctctatatatacacattttttttagataCGAGAAGGAAGGACCCAAACCCTATCTGAATGTTTGAGAAAAGAATTTAGGATTACAAAGAACACATTACAAACAATAATATCTGATGATTTGTATGaggtaatttatttttaagcaAACATACACACAAAGAGGTACACTTGATTTGTGATTTCTCATTTagaattctttaattttatttttaaagggAATAAGGGCTGCCATCATTGACAAGGACAAGTCTCCAAAGGTATGTATGTTCCTTCAAGTGTTGGTAGATAGATAGTTTTATTAACCAATCAAGAATTTAGAATAACTATAAAGTCCTTCAGActaaaagtaatattttttcaatactGAAACTGATTATAAGTAGTTGATgcatttacaaaaaaatattttctttcttcattttcagtGGAACCCTTCAACTCTTGACAAAGTGCACGATGAGCAACTCGACTTAATCTTCAAGCCATTCGATGAACATGACTTGGAACTTCAAATTCctacaaaagaagaagaatattacAGATGGGGAGGAAAATATGAGAATTCTGGTTATTGTCTCCGaacaaaatgaaaattcaaaaatgttcTTTGAAGCAAATTATATTGCAAATgtaacattattttcatttcataatgAATAAATGTGAATTGCGCGCTTTTATAAATATGAGTTGAAATTGTTATGAGAAATCGTCACATTAATTAACATGAAGTAGTACATGTCAAATAAACAAACATAGTTGATGAACTTTTAGGAAAAAGAAAGACAACAGAATTAAATAGAATTGAACATGTAGTCAACTACATTTTCACAACTGGTGAAGCATATTCAAGTATGACTTTgtcactttgaaatatttccatCTCTTCTTCATCCAAAGTTATGAGTACATCCATCCCATTTCCTGTTGGACTATCCATGAAAAATATCTGATTCTTCACTCCACGACTCACCGAGCTCACTCTTATCGCCTTCCCCCATCCAAAATCCATATCGTATAATCCGAAATTACACAAACTGCTACATTTATACACATCCGCCTTGTTTACCTTTTCCACTAACTCTGCACCCTGTTTCGTTATTTCaacaactttaaaaaatatgtcaCTTTGAGTcgcatttttcaatttttcacgAAGTTGATCCTTAGATTTTCTTAGTACAGCTACTGAATTAGACAGTTCCATTTCATCTTCTGTTTGTGTTGACGTAAGAAAGAAACTACAAGCATTTCCGATGCTGTTTAAAGGCAACGGTGGGCGAAGACCCATGATGTGGCAGAGTAAAGATGGTTTAAATGAACCTGAAGCAATCATGGCATGTTTATGTATAAGTGCCGTAGCAACTTCAACACGAGACGGATTTTCAACGCCTGATTCTGCAGCAGCTATGGTTTTTAGCTTGTCTAAACCAGACGACGAGAAATGAAACATTCTAGTCACACAATTTCTGTCATTTCCAGCATCAAAATCAGGTAAAGTTGAAGTATCAGTAACTGGTGGGAAAAAAGAAGTTCCATCAAATAGAACAGACGGTTTTGCATGACTCGAATCACGAGTTAAATTAGCCCAATCCGTTATGAATTTGATTACACTATATGCATCCGCGACCTTATGTGAGATGCATACACTGACTGCTATTCCACCGCAATCAAAATGTGTTAGCTGAGCGACTACCAAAGTTCCGTCATATATGTTCCAAGGACATCCTTGTGGATAAACTAAATTTACATCATCATTGTAATAAGGATGGTCGAGAATTTCAGAGATGGGGATATCGAGTTGGACATCAAAAAACTCAGCTCCTACATCGTTACAATCGATAAAGATGTTATCGTTATAAGTTCCAGCAAATGGATAATAGGAGGTTAATAGATTTGCGAGGGAATTTTGAAGAAGTGTGGATATGTGGTTTATGTCATACGATGAGTTTTCGGGTTTAGGATAGAAGAAAGCTAGTGGATTATGTAAAGGACTATTAATTTGATCCAAGAAAGAGAGATTGTGATGCCTAAGTGAAGATGGAGTGGGAGAAGAAGGCTTAATAATCTTCTTGGACATGGACACAATGTGTGACTTTGGAGTAACCATTTTGTTGAATTCAAAATGCACTCTCAAAGTTTGGTTTGTATGATGAGTAGAGAAAGGTTGagaatgaatttatatatacCAACTCCTATTCAAGAGAGagtggaaaaaataataatcccTATTATGAtatttggcataatacatataattCTTTTACTTGGTTTCAAATGTAATCTCTGTCCCCCAACTTTGAATGTGTACAAGTAGACTAGAACTGTGTAATATCGGTCGGTTCGGTTCGATTTTGAAGTTTATCATTTTGGCTTATTTGGTTATTGGTTTTTAGAGATGTTAAACCGTTATAGAACCATTAAGACATTGACTTATCAGTTATTTGTTATCTATTTAACCATTAAGATTCGACAAAAAAGgcattgaaaatcacttagagACAAAGTGACATACCAAATGAACCATGCACATGAGTTCACAAGTTACATCTTGCTCAAAAGTAAATACTTTTACATTGTAGAAAAACCAAGTGTTTGAGACAATcagaaataaaagtaggaaacTGAACTCTAAGTCAATgactttatatataaaatggtataatataattatttaatttactatcggACTATCGATTAGCCCTTTAAGAAAAAACCTCAAACCGTTGAGAACTGATAACCcaataacaaagaaaattaaaacttttatcagAATTAGTTAACCAATAACCGATTACtgataaatcaattaaaaaaattgattcaaattATCGATTTCGGTTAGTTTTTGAACGAGCTAAAGCAAACACATATATTATTACCGCACCAAATTAATTCGGTGTGGTttggatatttttaaaaagaaatttggtACTGGTAGTGGGTAACCACATTTGTTCCACTTtggcttatatatatattcatataataaatagttatgacttccattttttctttttttattaaaaaaaaaaaactcaattgtATCATactaacaatttttcttttttagtataACTATTTTGTTttaggggtgtacaaaattGAATCGACAATCGAACCAAACCATAAATCAAGTCAAACTGAAAAAAACCCGACTAATAATtttgtttgacttggtttggtattgaaaaaaaaattctaactatactttggttggtttgattttaACTAGAAAAAGTCAACCAGAAACCAAATCAATctgacattatatatataatttttaaaatttattttatacatgaaagtatttaggtattttttccaaatatttcttttattttttcataagttatatttgaagaaatttttaaagtttttttagaCTTAATAGTTCATACGTATTAGTAACTCTAATAAAAtgctaacaaaaaaataatttaacactAATTAGAATGACAATGATgttaaatatttgttcttttgttttacattggtttagacatttaaaatacataacctagttttaattttttctttaatatttaatcGTGTAATTCAtacttattataattattttagcatgatttagtacttttatattatgatcatttctaattttcattatgacttattaatttgcaatatttattttatactaGTTCATTAGTATTTTTGGTTGAATACTCAAGTGTCATtactcatctcatattttgtgttatttttgtaAGAAGACTTCAAAAAAAATCCGAGGTTTaatagtttggtttgatttataaattaaaaaattcgaCACAAatagtttggtttgatatttgaaaaatctgaACCAACCTGAAAAAACCACAAGTTGAAAAATCCAAAACAAACCTGgattttattagtttggtttaatttataaaattaaaaattcgactacaataatttaatttaatatttgaaaaattaaaacctATTCAATCATGTTCACCCCTACCCGATTTATAGAAGAATCTGGAGAATATGACCTTCTTGCATTCTTCTTTTTTGGATAAAttgttattaataaatatagagATACTTAAAAGAAAGTACAAGAAATTCCCTTCATTAATTAACTACATAAAAAGACATTCAATCTAGATAGACTACTAATCAAATATCGATTACTTATTCTATATCTACCATATTGATCATGTTCATCCCTAAttagaatttattaaatatttaatgaagacaaaaatatttatactagacaaactttacaaaaaaaaaaaaaatcaacactggtcagaaatatatttaagaaagtATTTAACAACTTGCATTCATAAGGCCATTATCGACATTATTTTGCTCCACAAAATCAGCCAATTTTCTGGCTCCTGCAAGGAAAATGAGAAATGATATATGTGAGTGCCTGCCCACTAATTGGCATTACATGGTTGAATAaatatttgagattttcttttcgtgctaataaaattaaaaaatcattattaaaagTTGATATGTGTTTGTCACAACTTGTATTGGTTTGCACTTCAGCCCAATGATTATTCATTTCTAATATCATTTCTCTcattaatttagtaaaatatatctttttaaaaggAGTAATTATGTAGGTCTTCTTTTCTGttattcaaatttattatttatttttatgaaatactaCCACGTAGAAACACGTTGTCATTGTATAACAAAGAATATACAATTAAAAAGAGTTATTAATCAATCAatacattaattatttctttttaaatggtTTATCCCTTACATTTGTTTAAAAGACTAAACATGTTTGCATATAGGATCTGTTTAATCCGAAAAACCTCTAGGATATGCactagagccgtcaatatgggctaagCCCGTTGAGCAGGCCTGGCCTAATCCGGAATTCAATAGGACTGGATTAATAATTTTGGAGCCCgtttaagaaaagaatttttagCCCGGCTTGAATAAGCCTGTCGACTTGTAGGGTTTGAGAAATATAAGTGGGTCAGCCCGTGggctaataaaaattaattaaaagtataatataatattaaaaatttaaaattaaagagagtccaaacaaaaaaaattagattaatttttctatttagatatttatacttttacttgaaaaaaaacttaataaatattataatttatttgtgaatttgatgaACAAGCAGTAACactaacatcatgtaatattataatttataatttaattcaataattgtaaaaaaaattatttaagaaaacatgggctggcccggcaagcctgtagcccacgtacttgtgggttggaCCGACCATTTTCTGGCTCACATAAAAAATGGGCTAGTTCGATCTGACCCGTAATATGTCAAAGCTTGTATGGGTTAGCCCGGATGGGGTGAgttagcccatattgacagctctaataTGCATATTAAAGTAATATGCATTATATTCAACAACAATATATAGTactaattaattatgaattgcTTGTACATTTCCTGGGATGAATTCTGGTTggatgataaatttttttaataagttaattggTTAGTTATCTGAACTTTCATTTTGTTAACGGGTGTTTAAAACCTCACATTATAGA contains these protein-coding regions:
- the LOC107025428 gene encoding 3-hydroxyisobutyryl-CoA hydrolase-like protein 5 — translated: MGITYLLSSIIISSMPPEVIKRNREVVIAEGIGPARMLTLNRPKHLNVISGKVALMLAQELDKYEIDDNAEFVTIKGAGRIFSAGGDLQRKHNFEGVCLEDVYSIYWLCYHIHTYKKPHIALVHGLSAGGGLSLMVPMKFSVVTEKVFCSTPEANLGYHLDCDLSYILSHLPGRLGEYLGLIGAKLKGKEVVAAGLATHFVPSHKEFELEKSLLSINNADQEDTIRSLIDKFSTNVQIDETSVLSKLSIIDDCFSRETVEEILDSIEAEAGKKGNDWIMPVLKSIKKASPIGLKITLRSIREGRTQTLSECLRKEFRITKNTLQTIISDDLYEGIRAAIIDKDKSPKWNPSTLDKVHDEQLDLIFKPFDEHDLELQIPTKEEEYYRWGGKYENSGYCLRTK
- the LOC107025455 gene encoding acylsugar acyltransferase 3-like, with product MVTPKSHIVSMSKKIIKPSSPTPSSLRHHNLSFLDQINSPLHNPLAFFYPKPENSSYDINHISTLLQNSLANLLTSYYPFAGTYNDNIFIDCNDVGAEFFDVQLDIPISEILDHPYYNDDVNLVYPQGCPWNIYDGTLVVAQLTHFDCGGIAVSVCISHKVADAYSVIKFITDWANLTRDSSHAKPSVLFDGTSFFPPVTDTSTLPDFDAGNDRNCVTRMFHFSSSGLDKLKTIAAAESGVENPSRVEVATALIHKHAMIASGSFKPSLLCHIMGLRPPLPLNSIGNACSFFLTSTQTEDEMELSNSVAVLRKSKDQLREKLKNATQSDIFFKVVEITKQGAELVEKVNKADVYKCSSLCNFGLYDMDFGWGKAIRVSSVSRGVKNQIFFMDSPTGNGMDVLITLDEEEMEIFQSDKVILEYASPVVKM